Proteins encoded by one window of Salvia splendens isolate huo1 chromosome 5, SspV2, whole genome shotgun sequence:
- the LOC121804415 gene encoding ammonium transporter 1 member 1-like, whose translation MASLDAQLAPLLGANATNASAAADYICRQFSAVSDRFTDTSYAVDSTYLLFSAYLVFSMQLGFAMLCAGSVRSKNTMNIMLTNVLDAATGGIFYYLFGFAFAFGSPSNGFIGRHFFSLKEIPSPLFDYSHFLYQWAFAIAAAGITSG comes from the coding sequence ATGGCTTCATTAGACGCCCAGCTGGCGCCGCTCCTCGGCGCCAACGCCACGAACGCCTCCGCTGCGGCGGACTACATCTGCCGCCAGTTCTCCGCCGTGTCAGACAGATTCACAGACACCTCCTACGCCGTGGACTCCACTTACCTCCTCTTCTCCGCGTACCTCGTCTTCTCAATGCAGCTCGGCTTCGCCATGCTCTGCGCCGGCTCCGTCCGCTCCAAGAACACCATGAACATCATGCTCACCAACGTCCTCGACGCAGCCACCGGCGGCATCTTCTACTACCTCTTCGGCTTTGCCTTCGCCTTCGGCTCCCCCTCCAACGGCTTCATCGGCCGCCACTTCTTCAGCCTCAAAGAAATCCCCTCCCCCCTCTTCGACTACAGCCACTTCCTCTACCAATGGGCATTCGCCATCGCCGCCGCCGGCATCACCAGCGGCTGA
- the LOC121804414 gene encoding MYB-like transcription factor EOBI — protein MPWGAMSQHMGWGATDEGWRKGPWTVEEDRLLIEYVKSNGEGRWNNVARLAGLKRNGKSCRLRWVNYLRPDLKRGQITPHEERIILELHARWGNRWSTIARSLPGRTDNEIKNYWRTHFKKKSKSSSGNAEKTRARLLRRQQFQLQQQQQQQQRQQQQYEQDQIDMKRIIAALLDDHETSTPSDLTASDEQGLLVISNCAASAPEEEVVWDGLWNLEGLHGNYVAGKANLDYY, from the exons ATGCCTTGGGGGGCAATGTCACAACATATGGGGTGGGGTGCCACAGATGAGGGGTGGCGAAAGGGGCCATGGACTGTCGAAGAAGACAGACTCCTCATTGAGTATGTCAAATCCAATGGCGAAGGCCGTTGGAACAATGTGGCTAGGCTTGCAG GGCTGAAGAGGAATGGCAAGAGTTGTAGGTTGAGATGGGTGAACTACTTGAGGCCTGATCTCAAGAGGGGCCAAATTACCCCTCATGAAGAAAGGATCATTCTTGAATTACATGCTAGATGGGGCAATAG ATGGTCAACTATTGCCAGAAGCTTACCGGGAAGAACTGACAACGAGATAAAAAACTACTGGAGAACTCATTTCAAGAAAAAATCCAAATCCTCCTCGGGCAACGCAGAGAAGACGCGGGCACGTCTTTTGAGGAGGCAGCAGTTTCAActtcagcagcagcagcaacaacaacaacgaCAACAACAGCAATACGAGCAGGATCAGATAGACATGAAAAGAATCATCGCAGCGCTGCTCGATGATCACGAGACGAGTACTCCCTCTGACCTGACCGCCTCCGACGAGCAAGGACTCTTGGTGATTAGTAACTGCGCAGCGTCGGCGCCGGAGGAGGAGGTGGTGTGGGATGGACTCTGGAACTTGGAAGGTCTCCATGGGAATTACGTGGCAGGCAAAGCAAATTTAGATTACTATTGA
- the LOC121804412 gene encoding haloacid dehalogenase-like hydrolase domain-containing protein At2g33255, whose amino-acid sequence MPLLCSRPLLFLNPARAFSSMTTSSVTPKLRGVVFDMDGTLTVPVIDFPAMYRAVLGDQEYLRIKSGSPSGIDILHHIETWRPDKQKRAYEIIADFEKQGSDKLQIMPGASELCEFLNSKNIRRGLITRNVKDAVDIFHKRFGMSFSPALSREYRPYKPDPAPLLHICAIWNMEPDEVMMVGDSLKDDVACGKRAGAFACLLDETGRYDAPEFQDVEFKPDYKVSSLSELRTILENNFNLTSEPNSMVHN is encoded by the exons ATGCCACTCCTCTGCTCTCGACCTCTCCTCTTCCTCAACCCCGCCAGGGCATTCTCGTCAATGACCACCTCCTCCGTCACCCCCAAACTGCGAGGCGTCGTCTTCGACATGGACGGAACCCTAACCGTCCCCGTCATCGACTTCCCCGCCATGTACAGAGCCGTCCTCGGCGACCAAGAGTACCTCAGGATCAAGTCCGGGAGCCCCTCCGGCATCGATATTTTGCACCACATTGAGACCTGGAGACCCGATAAGCAGAAGAGGGCCTACGAGATTATTGCCGATTTTGAGAAACAGGGATCGGATAAGCTCCAAATTATGCCCG GTGCATCGGAACTTTGTGAATTTCTCAACTCGAAGAATATTAG GAGAGGATTAATCACAAGAAATGTGAAGGATGCAGTTGATATATTCCACAAACGGTTTGGG atgTCATTTTCCCCTGCATTAAGTAGGGAGTATCGGCCTTACAAACCGGACCCTGCTCCACTTCTACATATATGTGCAATTTGGAATATGGAACCTGATGAGGTTATGATGGTTGGGGATAGTCTCAAGGATGAC GTGGCCTGTGGGAAAAGAGCCGGAGCTTTTGCATGCTTGCTCGATGAAACGGGAAGGTATGATGCCCCTGAATTCCAAGATGTCGAATTCAAGCCAGATTACAAAGTGTCTTCTCTTTCTGAACTACGTACTATTCTGGAAAACAATTTCAACCTTACTTCTGAGCCCAACTCGATGGTTCACAATTGA